DNA from Haloplanus sp. HW8-1:
AATAGGGCAGATGTCTGACGTGGTTTTAAGACTACAGGCTTCTCTATAGGAGACGCTATAGGATTCCTAAAATGAGCGAGACACTACGCGCCGCCGCGTTCCTCGACAAAGGCGGCACCGGGAAGACGACGACCGTCGCCCACCTCGGCGTCGCCCTCGAGGAGCTCGGTCACGAGGTCTTACTTATTGACCTCGCTGGGAAGCAGGGCGATCTGGCGAAGCACTTCGGCGTTTGGGGCGATTACCAGGCGCGGATTGAGGCCGACGAGGCATGGCCGAACATCAGTACGGTCTTTGATGATGCCTGGGGAACGATCGCTGAGAAGCTGGGCGACGATACTCTGGCTGATCTCGTCGTCCCCACCGACGAAGGTCCGGATCTAATCCCGGCCCATCCCGGCCTCGACACACTTGACGCTGAACTCGGGAATATCGACGATGCGCGTGAGCGCTATAGTCGTCTCGAACAGTTCCTCGACGAGTACGTCGACCCGCTCGGCTATGACGTCGTCTTGGTCGACCTTCCGGGGATGACGAACAACGTCGCGTACAACGGATTGTGGGCCGCCCGCCACGTCATCACGCCCGTCGAGATGGGGCCGTTCGAGGCCGAGCAGGCCGATGCGCTACGTCGCGACCTCGGGAAGATTGCCGACAATTTCGCCGTCGATATCGATCTCGCGCTCGTACTTCCGAACAAGGTCGATACCCGAACGAATCTCGCCGAGGAGTACTTGGACGCGTTTGAGTCGGAGTATCCGGACGCTATCGCACCCGACTACATCCCGTATTCACAAGACATTCGAAACGCTGCGGACCGAGGCCAGACTGCGTTTGCGCTCGAAGAGCCGTCGACGACAGCACGCCGGGCCCGTGAGGCGTATCTTGCTGCCGCTGAAACGCTTGTCGAACGGCTCGGAGGTGAACACCATGGCTGAAGACGACGACGATCTCGCGGCCCTTCGCGAACAGACGTCCCACGGTGACCGAATCGAAGAGGCGGCTGCCGAAGACGCGAAGCGCGATCTCGTCGAGGACATCCTCGATGAGTTGGAGGCCATCGACGCCGGCGACAAACAGAAGACCATCAGCGTGTGGGACGGGCCTCTTGCGGCGTTCATTCGTGCGCTGGAGGAAAATCCTGACCGCTTGGAGGAAGTCGGCCACGCGCTTCAGCGGCAGCTAGATATCGAGGAGGGTGACGTTGACCGGAGTGAAATCCTCCGCCTTGCCCTCCGCCTTGGATTCCAGGAAGCTGCTCCCAAGGAGTTCGAAGCGGTTCGCGAAGCGGCCCGGAAACAGGCGACAAAGGGTCTCTAGAGTTCCCTATGGTTTTAGCAATAGTAATTCCTATAGGACAAACTTTGGATCTACCGCTAAGGTCACTACCTAGACCACTCCGTACTGCTCTTTGAGTGCTTCGTACTCCGTTCGACTCGGCAAATAAATTCCATCTGCGGCTGGTGGCTCGTTTTCACCAGCTAAGTACCGATACATATCTGAGATAGTATCCGCTAACCCGTACCACACTGCGACGTCCATCAGCTCCTGTTGGGCGATTGCTTCTGCCTCGATCAGTAGGAGGGAGTAACTCACTCGTCGCGATCCGCTGTCGAGGACAAGGGTATGGCAGACGATCTCGGCCGGCGTCAGCGTCTCTTCTGGGGCATACCAGAACGCGGGCTCTCCGGCGAGGAAGAACTGTAACCCGAACTGCTCGAACCGGGCCAGGCCTGTTACTTCCCACTCTTCGGCCGCGTAGAGTGACTCTGTATCGTGCCGTTCTTGGACACGAATGAGCGCTCGGTGAGGGTCACACCATTCGACCGTGGTGCTGGGAGCGAGGTTTCGAGCGCGATTCAGGTGATCGTGAACCACGACTGCCTGGATGAATTCCAATAGTGGTTGAATGCTGTCACTGAGTGCGTATTCCGGGCCAGCTGGGGACAACAGCGCTCGGTTCTTCAGCGGCGATAACGCCTTGTGGACGCTTTGTCGAGAGATCTCCAGCCGGTCCGCAATTGATGTGATACGGCGTGGTTCATCGAGATACCAACAGATGCGGATCGTCGCGGGAGTGAGTAGCTCCGGCCAGTCGACGTGACTGAATTCCGCTGTGAGCTTCCGATATTGCTCGATAACGGGGTGCTCTGTGATCTGGACCACTCGCTGGTTGTGATGTCGGCGCGTTTCACGAAGGAGCCCGGTGTCGATCAGCTCGTCGAGGAGGTGGTAGATGTGGTCGCGTGTATACCCTGTGTCTGTTGCGAGCTCTTCAGGAGTCGCTTCACGGCCCGTGATGAGTGCGTCGACGATCGTGAGTTCGCCCTTCGAGAGCACTGTGGAACAATATCCATGTACGCTTATAAGTGATATAGGATATAAGTTTACAAAATTGAGCCATAATTGGGCTTTAGGTATACCTATATGAATTTCTATAGCTTGTCACATTCCCTACTAAACACAGGCTAGAAGTTGAGGAGGGACTCTGCCGACGGACTCATTTGGCCCATTGGATTGACTCCAGTCCGGAGACCTCGGCAAGTCGGTCGCTGATCTCTTCATCCGTCATCGTCGCCGTCCAGTGAAGCGTGATTTTGACCGTGATGATCGTGGCCGAAAGCTTCGGATCGATACTGTGGAGCTCGTCAATCGTGACCGCATTCACGTCTTCCACCCGTGAGAGGCGCTCCTCGGCATCGGTGACGAGATCACCGTCTGCGCCGCAGGGGATTCGAATCGTCACGACGGCAATTGTCGTCGAGTCTAGGTCGGTGGTATTGGATACTGCCATATTATCATCTCCGTTGAGGCGCGTCTCACGGGCCAGATGTTCGACAGCTGTACTCCGAGTGCACGAGGGACGGTTCGAACGCCCGTCTCGGTCGTGGCACGACCGCGTGTTTCCGAACTCCACCACTCGCGCATCCTCAAAGAAAAGATCCGAACAGGGCTAGGTCGGCTCGAACGCCTCGATCTCATCGATGATCTGCT
Protein-coding regions in this window:
- a CDS encoding ParA family protein — its product is MSETLRAAAFLDKGGTGKTTTVAHLGVALEELGHEVLLIDLAGKQGDLAKHFGVWGDYQARIEADEAWPNISTVFDDAWGTIAEKLGDDTLADLVVPTDEGPDLIPAHPGLDTLDAELGNIDDARERYSRLEQFLDEYVDPLGYDVVLVDLPGMTNNVAYNGLWAARHVITPVEMGPFEAEQADALRRDLGKIADNFAVDIDLALVLPNKVDTRTNLAEEYLDAFESEYPDAIAPDYIPYSQDIRNAADRGQTAFALEEPSTTARRAREAYLAAAETLVERLGGEHHG
- a CDS encoding MarR family transcriptional regulator; this encodes MLSKGELTIVDALITGREATPEELATDTGYTRDHIYHLLDELIDTGLLRETRRHHNQRVVQITEHPVIEQYRKLTAEFSHVDWPELLTPATIRICWYLDEPRRITSIADRLEISRQSVHKALSPLKNRALLSPAGPEYALSDSIQPLLEFIQAVVVHDHLNRARNLAPSTTVEWCDPHRALIRVQERHDTESLYAAEEWEVTGLARFEQFGLQFFLAGEPAFWYAPEETLTPAEIVCHTLVLDSGSRRVSYSLLLIEAEAIAQQELMDVAVWYGLADTISDMYRYLAGENEPPAADGIYLPSRTEYEALKEQYGVV